One Vibrio gallaecicus genomic region harbors:
- a CDS encoding helix-turn-helix domain-containing protein, with protein MEFTEQDREALYQTWMSQKSKMRITQMEFSKQLGMNQLAFSRILRGENPLTMPFISHFCRLLHLEPKHVLPSLKETMGHAPKVVYLQSRMSVDGEIQNAYIEGNQVVVEYAHTVQTA; from the coding sequence ATGGAATTCACAGAACAAGATAGAGAAGCGCTCTACCAAACTTGGATGTCACAAAAATCTAAAATGCGTATTACACAAATGGAATTCTCTAAACAACTCGGTATGAACCAGCTTGCTTTTTCTCGAATATTGAGAGGAGAGAACCCTTTAACTATGCCGTTTATTAGCCACTTTTGCCGTCTACTTCATTTAGAGCCAAAACACGTTTTACCGTCTCTAAAAGAGACAATGGGTCATGCACCAAAAGTTGTATATCTACAGAGCCGTATGAGTGTCGATGGGGAAATCCAAAATGCTTATATTGAAGGAAATCAAGTGGTCGTTGAATACGCTCATACTGTTCAAACTGCTTAG
- the aroG gene encoding 3-deoxy-7-phosphoheptulonate synthase AroG, with the protein MFQTDDVRINKVKELLPPVAVLEKFPATETASSTTFESRKAIHNILKDKDDRLLVIVGPCSIHDTEAAIEYGKRLKVLRDELGDRLEIVMRVYFEKPRTTVGWKGLINDPYMDDTFKLNDGLRFGRKLLLDLTDMGMPTASEFLDMITPQYVADLISWGAIGARTTESQVHRELSSGLSCPVGFKNGTDGNIKIATDAIRSASASHHFLSVTKYGHSAIIETAGNPDCHIILRGGKEPNYSAEHVAKIKDELEASGLPQKVMIDFSHANSSKQFKRQMNVSDDVSAQIAGGDKAVFGVMIESHLVEGRQDLVDGKAATYGQSITDACIGWEDTETVLRQLADAVVERRNKA; encoded by the coding sequence ATGTTCCAGACTGATGATGTAAGAATTAATAAAGTAAAAGAGTTATTACCCCCTGTTGCTGTTTTAGAAAAGTTCCCAGCAACAGAAACTGCTTCTTCGACTACATTTGAAAGCCGTAAAGCTATTCATAATATTTTAAAAGATAAAGACGATCGCCTACTTGTGATCGTTGGTCCTTGTTCTATTCATGACACGGAAGCAGCAATTGAATATGGTAAGCGTTTAAAAGTATTGCGTGATGAACTGGGCGATCGCCTTGAGATTGTAATGCGTGTGTATTTTGAAAAGCCACGTACCACTGTTGGTTGGAAAGGTCTGATCAATGACCCGTACATGGATGATACTTTTAAACTGAACGATGGCTTGCGCTTTGGTCGTAAATTGTTGCTTGATCTGACTGATATGGGCATGCCGACAGCAAGTGAATTCCTTGATATGATCACTCCACAATATGTGGCTGATCTAATCAGTTGGGGGGCAATTGGTGCGCGTACAACTGAATCACAAGTTCACCGTGAGCTATCTTCCGGTCTTTCATGCCCTGTAGGCTTTAAAAATGGTACTGACGGCAATATTAAAATTGCTACAGACGCTATTCGTTCTGCGAGCGCTTCACACCACTTTTTGTCGGTAACAAAGTACGGTCACTCGGCGATTATCGAAACTGCAGGTAACCCTGATTGCCACATTATTTTACGTGGTGGTAAAGAGCCAAACTACAGCGCAGAGCACGTCGCTAAGATTAAAGATGAACTTGAAGCGTCAGGTTTGCCGCAAAAAGTGATGATTGATTTCAGCCACGCAAACAGTTCTAAACAGTTTAAGCGTCAAATGAATGTATCTGATGATGTTAGTGCTCAAATCGCAGGTGGTGATAAAGCCGTCTTCGGCGTAATGATTGAGTCACACCTAGTCGAAGGTCGTCAAGACCTTGTAGATGGTAAAGCGGCAACTTACGGTCAATCTATCACTGACGCATGTATTGGTTGGGAAGACACTGAAACTGTTCTTCGCCAACTTGCTGATGCAGTGGTTGAGCGTCGTAATAAAGCATAA
- a CDS encoding DHH family phosphoesterase: MNYDVFNGDADGIISLIQLRLAQPKTAKLVTGVKRNVELLANVDACEVNTSAGDEVLVLDVSLDKNKDALNALLESGAKVTYFDHHKSGDIPTHPNLTCLIDLDPNTCTALIVNKQLEDQFVHWAIAGAYGDNLLAVADELASQCQLSVSQRDQLKELGTLINYNGYGREVSDLHFDPAELYKKLLNYRSPFDVIDDPQSPFHVLQKAYAEDWALVESLTPLAQTDVVRVFELPDIAASRRISGVYGNYLANQNPECASVVLTSNSDLSYTVSLRAPLNNKQGAVKICGSFKTGGGREAAAGINQLEKHNLDTLINMTHDYYVS, translated from the coding sequence ATGAATTATGACGTATTCAATGGTGATGCCGATGGCATTATATCTTTAATTCAATTAAGGCTCGCTCAGCCTAAGACAGCAAAACTGGTTACAGGAGTTAAACGTAATGTTGAGCTTTTGGCTAATGTTGATGCTTGTGAAGTGAATACTTCGGCTGGTGATGAAGTGCTAGTCTTAGATGTCTCATTAGATAAAAACAAAGATGCACTGAATGCGTTACTCGAATCTGGCGCTAAAGTGACGTATTTTGACCATCATAAATCTGGTGATATTCCCACTCACCCGAATCTAACTTGTCTTATAGATTTAGATCCAAATACGTGTACTGCGCTGATCGTTAACAAGCAGCTTGAAGATCAGTTTGTTCATTGGGCGATTGCTGGTGCATATGGCGATAATCTTTTAGCTGTGGCTGATGAACTTGCTAGCCAATGCCAGTTAAGTGTGTCTCAGCGAGACCAATTAAAAGAGCTAGGTACTTTGATCAATTACAACGGTTATGGAAGAGAAGTATCTGATCTACATTTTGACCCGGCTGAACTTTACAAAAAACTCCTTAACTATCGTTCTCCATTTGATGTTATTGATGATCCTCAATCGCCATTTCATGTTTTACAAAAAGCTTATGCTGAAGACTGGGCACTCGTTGAAAGCCTAACTCCGCTCGCCCAAACCGATGTCGTTCGTGTATTTGAGCTACCTGATATTGCTGCTTCAAGGCGGATCAGTGGAGTCTATGGAAATTATTTAGCCAATCAAAATCCAGAGTGTGCAAGTGTAGTATTAACCTCCAATTCGGATCTTAGCTATACCGTTTCTTTACGTGCTCCATTAAATAATAAGCAAGGGGCGGTAAAAATTTGTGGGTCATTTAAAACGGGAGGAGGGCGTGAAGCCGCTGCGGGGATCAATCAATTAGAAAAGCACAACTTGGATACCCTTATTAATATGACGCATGATTATTATGTGAGTTAA
- a CDS encoding phosphohexomutase domain-containing protein codes for MALEPDYQKFLGKNKESKIQRLHSTSFLTEYIEHLLSYIETSKINPLRIVVNPGNGVASHVLDALEKKFIELKIPITFIKINFEPDGQFPNGIPNPLIKSHQTVTQQAVLQYAADLGLAWDGDFDRCFFFDENGRYIEGYYMVGLLTEAFLKKETNATVLHDTRLIWNTIEVAKKFGGNSIQVKAGHALIKEKMREESAVYGGEMSAHHYFKDFGYCDSGMIPWLLIIELISKTQQSLAELTSASINTFPSSGEINCTVENPQQVIENVLARYKNKAVNIDHTDGISLDLGEWRFNLRQSNTEPLIRLNVETRGNKVLLAEKTDEILSLLT; via the coding sequence ATGGCTCTTGAGCCTGATTACCAGAAGTTCCTAGGTAAAAATAAAGAATCTAAAATCCAACGACTCCATTCAACAAGCTTCTTAACTGAGTACATTGAACACTTACTTTCTTATATAGAAACGTCCAAAATCAATCCATTAAGAATTGTGGTTAACCCAGGAAATGGAGTAGCGAGTCATGTGCTAGACGCCTTAGAGAAGAAATTCATCGAGCTGAAAATACCTATCACTTTTATCAAGATCAATTTTGAACCCGATGGTCAATTCCCAAACGGGATACCAAATCCTCTAATCAAATCTCATCAAACAGTTACTCAACAAGCTGTTCTTCAATACGCTGCGGATTTAGGATTAGCATGGGATGGCGATTTTGACCGTTGTTTTTTCTTCGATGAAAATGGTCGTTACATTGAAGGTTATTACATGGTTGGTTTGCTCACTGAAGCCTTCTTGAAAAAAGAAACCAATGCTACGGTTTTACATGATACAAGGCTTATTTGGAATACCATCGAAGTCGCCAAAAAGTTCGGTGGGAACTCTATACAAGTGAAAGCAGGTCATGCGTTAATCAAAGAGAAAATGCGGGAAGAAAGCGCGGTATATGGAGGTGAAATGAGTGCTCATCACTACTTCAAAGACTTTGGGTATTGCGATTCTGGAATGATTCCATGGCTGCTCATCATCGAGCTTATATCTAAAACTCAACAATCGCTTGCAGAGCTTACCTCCGCCAGTATCAATACCTTTCCCTCTTCTGGTGAAATAAATTGCACAGTTGAAAACCCACAGCAGGTTATTGAAAACGTTTTAGCGCGATACAAAAACAAAGCGGTCAATATTGACCACACAGATGGCATAAGCCTTGATTTAGGAGAGTGGCGATTCAACCTGAGGCAATCGAACACTGAACCCCTTATTCGATTGAATGTTGAAACGAGAGGAAACAAAGTACTTCTTGCGGAGAAAACCGATGAAATCCTTTCTTTATTAACCTAG
- a CDS encoding mannose-1-phosphate guanylyltransferase/mannose-6-phosphate isomerase, which translates to MILPVILAGGSGSRLWPLSRELYPKQFLSIAGEQSMLQQTLARLDGLDDHFLDLKCHAPLIICNEEHRFIAAEQIRSTGSIHSHIVLEPLGRNTAPAIALAALYAIQDSQLEIEAGTSSEQVKSAGHGQNSLDDRDPILLVLAADHHISDVAAFQQAISHGVDYANIGKLVTFGITPDKPETGYGYIKQGKVLQDKVFSQLSLSNPSGAQQAFSIEQFVEKPNKETAEHYLSSGEYLWNSGMFMFKASQYLEELEKYQPDILRACKQSFSKRTSDLDFIRIDSKAFARSPSDSIDYAVMEKTQHAAVIPMDAGWNDIGSWSAIWDVSDKDKNNNVIEGDVLTVDSQHNYIHAENKLVATVGVDNLIIVETKDAILVADKEKVQGVKSIVEQLNQSERTEHKHHREVFRPWGKYDVVDLGKRDKVKRITVKAGHKLSLQMHHHRAEHWVVVAGTAKVTNNDETYLIGEDQSTYIPLGHIHSLENPGTIPLEMIEVQTGHYLSEDDIVRYQDHYGRQNTQYKINPVLKPKPQS; encoded by the coding sequence ATGATTTTACCTGTCATTTTAGCGGGCGGCTCAGGTAGCCGCCTGTGGCCTTTATCTCGCGAGCTATATCCCAAGCAATTCTTATCTATCGCGGGTGAGCAATCCATGCTTCAGCAAACTCTTGCTCGTTTAGACGGTCTTGATGATCATTTCCTTGATCTAAAATGCCACGCTCCTTTAATCATTTGTAATGAAGAGCACCGTTTCATTGCGGCTGAACAAATACGCTCTACCGGATCAATACATTCTCATATTGTATTAGAACCTTTGGGTAGAAATACCGCTCCAGCTATCGCACTCGCAGCTTTATATGCGATTCAAGACTCGCAGCTCGAAATAGAAGCAGGGACAAGTTCAGAGCAGGTTAAATCAGCAGGTCATGGGCAAAATAGTTTGGATGATCGCGACCCAATCTTGTTAGTGCTTGCGGCAGATCATCATATATCTGATGTCGCAGCATTCCAGCAGGCGATCAGTCACGGCGTTGACTACGCAAATATTGGTAAACTTGTCACGTTTGGTATTACTCCAGATAAACCTGAAACAGGCTACGGCTACATTAAACAAGGCAAAGTTCTGCAAGACAAGGTCTTTTCTCAACTATCTCTCTCAAACCCATCAGGTGCTCAACAAGCATTCTCCATAGAACAATTTGTTGAGAAACCCAACAAAGAAACAGCTGAACACTACCTAAGCAGCGGTGAATATTTATGGAACAGCGGTATGTTCATGTTTAAAGCCTCTCAATATTTAGAGGAGTTAGAAAAATATCAGCCTGATATTCTGCGTGCTTGTAAACAGTCTTTTTCTAAACGAACCAGTGACCTAGATTTTATACGTATTGACTCAAAGGCGTTTGCTCGCAGCCCGAGTGACTCTATAGATTATGCTGTCATGGAAAAAACTCAGCATGCCGCCGTGATTCCCATGGATGCAGGTTGGAATGATATTGGGTCTTGGTCAGCTATTTGGGATGTTAGTGATAAGGACAAGAATAACAATGTTATTGAAGGTGACGTGCTGACTGTGGACTCTCAACATAATTACATTCATGCAGAGAACAAACTAGTCGCAACGGTTGGCGTTGATAACTTGATTATCGTAGAAACCAAAGATGCCATTTTAGTCGCTGATAAAGAGAAAGTTCAGGGTGTGAAGTCTATAGTCGAGCAGCTCAACCAATCAGAAAGAACAGAGCATAAACACCATCGAGAAGTTTTCCGTCCATGGGGAAAATATGATGTAGTTGATTTAGGTAAGCGAGACAAAGTAAAACGAATCACAGTGAAAGCAGGTCATAAACTTTCACTACAGATGCATCATCATAGAGCTGAGCATTGGGTTGTTGTTGCAGGTACAGCCAAAGTCACAAATAATGATGAGACTTATCTAATAGGTGAAGATCAATCGACTTATATACCACTTGGTCATATCCATAGCCTAGAAAACCCTGGAACCATTCCGCTAGAGATGATCGAAGTGCAAACAGGGCACTATTTAAGTGAAGACGACATTGTCCGTTACCAAGATCACTATGGTCGTCAGAATACTCAGTATAAAATTAACCCAGTCCTTAAGCCAAAACCCCAATCATGA
- a CDS encoding mechanosensitive ion channel family protein, whose protein sequence is MNDLITQFQTYITAQPNDWGTSVLFITIASFIAWIGWRILQGRLATLAEKTPFHWDDLLLDALKTPVSTLIWCWPATVSLGFILQDHFGSKINWLSTVKLIVVISIFVWITLRLISNVEEYVLASKKRDETTVQAIAKVARLFFMVIGALTIMQAFGLSLSGLLTFGGVGGLIVGLAAKDLLSNFFGGMMIYFDRPFKVGDWIRSPDRLIEGTVERIGWRMTIIRTFDKRPLYVPNSVFSNIVVENPSRMLNRRINETIGLRYQDADKMQLIVNDVKAMLETHPDIDAKQTLIVNFDKFGPSSLNFFIYTFTKTVNWIRYHEVKQDLLLQVLAIIHKHQADIAFPTQTLKLEPQEIGMAGELSGSLSNLQADPQR, encoded by the coding sequence ATGAATGACTTAATTACTCAATTTCAAACTTACATCACCGCCCAGCCAAACGACTGGGGTACTAGCGTTTTGTTTATTACCATTGCCAGTTTTATCGCTTGGATTGGATGGCGAATCTTACAAGGCCGCTTAGCCACACTGGCTGAGAAAACCCCTTTTCACTGGGATGACCTTCTCCTAGACGCTCTAAAAACGCCAGTCAGCACGTTGATATGGTGCTGGCCAGCCACAGTCTCACTTGGGTTCATATTACAAGATCATTTTGGTAGTAAGATCAATTGGTTGAGCACGGTGAAACTGATTGTAGTTATCAGTATTTTTGTGTGGATCACCTTACGCTTAATCAGCAATGTAGAAGAGTACGTTTTAGCTTCTAAGAAGCGAGATGAAACGACAGTACAAGCCATAGCCAAAGTCGCCCGACTGTTTTTTATGGTTATCGGCGCTTTAACTATCATGCAGGCCTTCGGCTTAAGCTTATCTGGTCTACTGACCTTCGGTGGTGTAGGTGGTTTAATTGTCGGTTTAGCCGCTAAAGATCTACTATCCAACTTCTTTGGTGGCATGATGATCTACTTTGACCGCCCGTTCAAAGTTGGCGATTGGATCCGCTCCCCTGATAGACTAATTGAAGGTACGGTTGAGAGAATTGGCTGGAGAATGACGATCATTCGTACTTTCGATAAACGTCCACTATATGTACCCAACTCGGTTTTCAGTAATATTGTAGTTGAGAATCCATCACGCATGTTGAACCGAAGAATCAATGAAACGATAGGTTTACGTTACCAAGATGCAGATAAAATGCAGCTTATCGTGAATGATGTAAAAGCTATGCTTGAAACGCATCCCGACATAGATGCTAAGCAAACCCTTATCGTCAACTTTGATAAATTTGGTCCTTCTTCTCTTAACTTTTTTATCTATACCTTTACCAAAACGGTAAACTGGATTCGCTATCATGAAGTGAAGCAAGATTTACTTTTGCAAGTGTTGGCTATTATTCATAAACACCAAGCGGATATTGCATTCCCAACTCAAACTCTAAAGCTTGAGCCTCAAGAAATCGGCATGGCTGGAGAACTATCTGGCTCACTTTCAAACTTACAGGCAGATCCACAGAGATAA
- the msrB gene encoding peptide-methionine (R)-S-oxide reductase MsrB yields the protein MKKLSKILVSLAVALPLISLFVSQAGTADTMDKMATSGKTEIATLAGGCFWCTESDLEKLDGVIEVTSGYAGGSLENPTYRQVSSGKSGHIEVIEVVYDPKAVNYEQVLDQFFRHIDPTDDKGSFVDRGPQYRPAIFFHNQEQKMIAEQFMAEIEEADIFKKPLKTELIALDKFWPAEGYHQDYYKKSKVRYNYYRYASGRDQYLEKIFGDDREDNPQTIRQIIDDKKIAANLKAYSKPTQAEIKAKLTKLQYEVTQNDATERSFSNEYWDNKQEGIYVDIVTGEPLFSSADKYKSGTGWPSFTKPINDAYVVTTTDYKLLYPRTEVRSRFGDSHLGHVFKDGPAPTGLRYCMNSAAMRFIPADKLAEEGYQEYVEMFEG from the coding sequence ATGAAGAAGTTATCTAAAATATTGGTATCACTCGCGGTAGCACTGCCGCTGATTTCTCTATTTGTAAGCCAAGCTGGCACTGCCGATACTATGGATAAAATGGCAACATCAGGGAAGACTGAAATCGCAACTTTAGCTGGGGGATGCTTTTGGTGTACAGAATCAGATTTAGAAAAGTTAGATGGGGTTATTGAAGTTACTTCAGGTTATGCTGGCGGTTCATTAGAAAACCCAACTTATCGACAGGTATCATCGGGTAAGTCTGGGCATATTGAAGTGATTGAAGTTGTCTATGATCCAAAAGCTGTTAACTATGAGCAAGTCCTTGACCAATTTTTCCGTCATATAGACCCTACTGATGATAAAGGTTCATTTGTAGATAGAGGTCCACAATACCGCCCAGCTATCTTCTTCCACAATCAGGAACAAAAGATGATTGCAGAGCAATTTATGGCTGAGATTGAAGAAGCCGATATCTTTAAGAAGCCGCTAAAAACTGAGCTAATTGCACTCGACAAGTTTTGGCCTGCGGAAGGGTATCATCAGGACTATTACAAAAAGAGTAAAGTTCGTTATAACTACTACCGCTACGCATCGGGTCGCGATCAATACTTAGAGAAGATATTCGGCGATGACCGTGAAGATAATCCACAAACAATACGCCAAATCATTGATGACAAAAAGATTGCTGCAAATTTAAAAGCCTACTCTAAGCCAACACAAGCTGAAATAAAGGCAAAGCTAACGAAACTTCAATATGAAGTAACACAGAATGATGCGACAGAACGTTCGTTTAGCAATGAATATTGGGATAACAAGCAAGAAGGTATCTATGTTGATATCGTGACTGGTGAACCGTTATTCTCATCAGCTGATAAATATAAATCAGGCACTGGTTGGCCGAGTTTCACAAAGCCTATCAATGATGCCTATGTTGTTACCACAACAGATTATAAATTGCTGTACCCACGAACTGAAGTACGCAGCCGATTTGGAGACTCTCATCTTGGTCATGTTTTTAAAGATGGACCAGCCCCTACAGGTTTACGATACTGCATGAACTCTGCTGCTATGCGTTTTATCCCAGCAGATAAGCTAGCAGAAGAGGGTTACCAAGAGTATGTGGAAATGTTCGAAGGTTAA
- a CDS encoding OsmC family protein: MQAEIKWVEGFKFLGQSQSGHSIVMDGNGGATAPSPMEMVLMAAGGCSSVDVVDGLKEAGQNVTACNAKLDTERRDTAPRIFTKVNIHFEVSGDNLDKDTVAKVCADSLEKYCSVCLMLGAAIEMTHSWEIV, encoded by the coding sequence ATGCAAGCAGAAATTAAGTGGGTAGAAGGTTTTAAGTTTCTTGGTCAATCTCAGTCTGGGCATTCTATTGTTATGGATGGCAACGGTGGAGCAACGGCACCAAGCCCTATGGAAATGGTACTAATGGCTGCTGGTGGCTGTAGCTCTGTTGATGTAGTCGATGGGTTAAAAGAAGCGGGTCAGAATGTGACGGCATGTAATGCTAAGCTGGACACAGAGCGAAGAGATACAGCTCCACGTATTTTCACTAAAGTTAACATTCACTTTGAAGTTTCTGGCGACAACCTTGATAAAGACACGGTTGCAAAAGTATGTGCGGATTCTCTAGAAAAGTATTGTTCAGTGTGCCTAATGCTAGGTGCCGCTATTGAAATGACGCATAGCTGGGAAATTGTTTAA
- a CDS encoding OmpA family protein: MSKLSKVAVALIAASGIASHASMAETYIGGKIGLGWLDSACATSANCEDDAIGAGIYTGFNFNEQVGLELSSDYLGNYETNFSKPGVNYQFDEPIIAISLAPKFSIPLENNFSLLFKPGLAYIAHAGETDVVPTLAFGAEKRLSDDFAFRVEYQYFNDFDDKIVQDMNANFLSVGLSYYFGAAAPVAAAAAVTQAPAEPVVEPAPVVEAPKPVIVTKAQKGSYTQELFATNSTELSAAGEQTLEPLLTILLAHPESNIEIVGHTDSTGSEKYNQMISEKRANAVATYFEENGVATDRISASGEGESNPIASNATAEGRSQNRRVETNIPSFEYKEEVMK; this comes from the coding sequence ATGAGTAAATTATCAAAAGTAGCAGTTGCTCTAATTGCGGCCTCTGGTATTGCTTCGCACGCTTCAATGGCTGAAACATACATTGGTGGTAAAATCGGGTTGGGTTGGCTTGATAGCGCATGTGCGACTAGCGCTAACTGTGAAGATGACGCTATCGGCGCCGGAATTTACACGGGTTTTAATTTCAATGAACAAGTTGGTTTAGAGCTAAGTTCAGATTACTTAGGTAACTATGAAACAAACTTTTCGAAACCAGGTGTTAACTACCAGTTCGATGAACCAATCATTGCTATCTCTCTAGCGCCAAAATTCTCGATCCCACTAGAGAACAATTTCTCTCTATTATTCAAGCCTGGTCTAGCGTATATCGCCCACGCAGGTGAAACGGATGTTGTACCAACTCTTGCATTCGGTGCAGAAAAACGCTTATCTGACGATTTTGCATTTCGAGTTGAATATCAATACTTTAACGACTTCGATGACAAAATTGTTCAAGATATGAACGCTAATTTCTTGTCTGTCGGTTTATCTTACTACTTTGGTGCTGCGGCTCCAGTTGCTGCAGCAGCGGCTGTAACACAAGCACCGGCTGAACCAGTAGTAGAACCTGCTCCAGTTGTTGAAGCGCCAAAACCAGTGATAGTAACGAAAGCTCAAAAAGGTTCTTACACGCAAGAACTATTCGCAACGAATAGTACTGAGCTATCAGCTGCAGGTGAACAGACGCTTGAGCCTCTACTAACGATTCTACTTGCTCACCCAGAGTCAAATATCGAAATCGTAGGTCACACAGATTCAACTGGTAGTGAAAAATACAACCAAATGATTTCTGAAAAACGTGCAAACGCAGTTGCGACTTACTTTGAAGAAAATGGTGTAGCGACAGATCGTATCTCAGCTTCAGGTGAAGGTGAGTCTAACCCTATCGCATCAAATGCGACTGCGGAAGGTCGAAGCCAAAACCGTCGTGTTGAAACCAACATTCCAAGCTTTGAGTACAAAGAAGAAGTAATGAAATAA
- the phnX gene encoding phosphonoacetaldehyde hydrolase: MNKTSPVQAVIFDWAGTIVDFGSFAPTSIFVEAFKQGFNFDIDLSEAREPMGLGKWDHIQAVGKIASVDKRWNEKFGRSMTNDDIDAIYAAFMPLQKAKVADHAEPILNAIEVVDGLKAQGIKIGSCSGYPREVMDVLIPVAADYGYKPDCVVATDDLPQGGRPAPYMALKNVIDLSVTDVAACIKVDDSAPGIYEGHNAGMWTVGILLSGNEAGLTYQEFLDADEATLSAAREKSRTKLSKSTPHYLIDTIDDFPNIVADIEKRLLAGERP, encoded by the coding sequence ATGAACAAGACATCACCAGTACAAGCTGTGATTTTTGATTGGGCAGGCACTATTGTCGATTTTGGCTCGTTTGCTCCTACCAGTATTTTTGTCGAAGCATTCAAACAAGGGTTTAATTTCGATATTGATCTATCGGAAGCTCGTGAACCTATGGGATTAGGCAAGTGGGATCATATTCAAGCCGTAGGGAAAATAGCTTCTGTCGATAAACGTTGGAACGAAAAATTCGGACGTTCAATGACCAACGACGATATTGATGCTATCTACGCCGCCTTCATGCCTCTACAAAAAGCCAAAGTCGCCGATCACGCCGAACCTATTTTAAACGCTATTGAAGTCGTAGATGGTTTAAAAGCACAAGGCATCAAAATTGGGTCTTGCTCTGGTTACCCTCGTGAAGTGATGGACGTATTAATTCCTGTAGCCGCTGACTATGGCTATAAGCCAGACTGCGTTGTGGCAACTGATGACTTACCTCAAGGTGGTCGCCCAGCACCCTATATGGCGCTTAAAAATGTCATTGATTTATCAGTAACGGACGTAGCAGCTTGTATAAAAGTCGATGACTCAGCGCCTGGAATCTACGAAGGTCATAATGCGGGAATGTGGACCGTAGGGATACTGCTTTCCGGTAATGAGGCTGGACTAACTTATCAAGAGTTTTTAGATGCGGATGAAGCAACATTAAGCGCGGCTCGTGAAAAATCGAGAACAAAGCTGAGTAAATCAACACCTCACTATTTAATAGATACCATTGATGATTTCCCAAATATCGTAGCTGATATTGAAAAACGGCTGCTTGCAGGTGAAAGACCTTAG